The region GATGATTCAAAGTGAATCTGGATTAATGGCAACTGTTGCGGCTGGTATTGTACTGCGAGCATCTTCTGTGCCAGAAGAACGGTTGCTCAAACGCTTTAAAGGTCAACTGTCTATCCTGGCAGTATCCGTGCTATTTATTTTACTCGCTGCCGATCTCTCAATTCCGGGGGTATTTGCACTGGGATGGGGTGGGGTGTTCACCGTTTTAGCGTTGATGTTTATTGTACGTCCGCTGAATATTTGGATCTGCACCTGGAATAGTGGTCTAAACTGGCGACAAAAGCTGTTCCTCTGCTGGATTGCGCCTCGCGGAATCGTTTCGGCATCCGTAGCATCTTTATTCGCAATTTTGCTGACTCAGCGTGGCATTAATGGTGGCGATTCAATCAAAGCGTTAGTGTTTTTGACTATCATTATGACCGTTTTCTTGCAAGCACTAACAGCACAGGGAATGGCAAATTTGTTGCAGGTTAACTCAAAGGCGGCAACTGGAGCCGTGATAGCTGGCTGCAACCCCCTGAGTGTGCTCATTGCTCGCCTACTTACCGAAAAGGGTGAATCGGTTGTGCTGATTGATACCTCTCCCGATGCACGCGAACAAGCTGAACGGGAAAAACTGCCTGTTTTTATCAGCAGTGCACTGGATGCTGATGTACTAGAACGAGCAGGGCTGGCATCTAAAGGGACTTTTTTGGCAATCACAACAAATGGTGAGGTGAATGTGGTGCTGGCGCAGCGGGTGATTGAGGAGTTTGGACCACCACGAGTGCTGGCGGTGTTTCCTCGTGAGCCACAAGCCAACACACCAACAAAAGCGAATACGACGACAAAAGTCACTCAAGCATTTATGACGCAATTTTCAGTGAAGACCTGGAATCAGTACATCATGGATGGCTCGGTAAAGTTGGGGGAAACCGTCTTTGCAGAAGAAACTCTGGAGGCACAACAAACACAAATTAAGACTCTTATGCAGGAAGGGACAGTAGTGCCGTTGCTGGTTGAGCGTAATGGGCAATGTCAGATTGTTGCAGTTGAGGAAACCTGGTTACCAGGCGATCGCCTCTACTATCTGCTGCATGATCCCAAGCCCAAATTGCTGAAAGCATTGTCTGGTTCTAGCCAAACCCGGCTCGTGCCTGAAAAAATCCCTGAAATTGAAAAGGCAGCAATCCTCGTGTCTTCCAATGTCCCAGATGAGCCAGAAATCCTAGAGCAGAAAGACACGTCTGATGTAGTTGATCCACTAACGGAACAATTGTTCAAGGAGCGATCGCCTGAGGCGGGAGACCCCCAAGACAATCAGTAAACCCCAGCAAGGTTCAGGTACACGACTTGGCAAGTTACCCAGAAAGGAAAAAGATAAGCAGAAAATGTAGGAGACGTTAGCCGTAGCCGTATCATGCTGCCCTTTGTCGCTGTGCCATCGACGATTGCTCAAGAGTTTGGGAAATATCGAGACCTGTTCTGCCGAGGCGCAGGCTTTGAGCAGGTGAGTCGCTATGTGACCGGATTGCTGTTGAGTGAGAACAAAACCTTGCAAGGGATTGCCGGACAATGGGTAGCAGGTGGGGAGGTCGGCGGACGAAGAGCGATGCACGCAGCGGTGTTTGAGGCGGGCTGGAGGAGTTCAGAGTTAATGTCCCATCATCGTGCTGTGATAGCCAAAGAGCATCAGGGGCGAGGGCGAGAAGTCATCAGTCTGGATTGGACGCTCAGCCATCACGATTGGGGCAAGCAGATCTTTGGGGTGAAGCGATCCTATGATTATGTGGAACATCGGATGAGTTGCTTTCAAACGGTGGTGACGGCGACGATTGCGAACCGCCACCTAATTGATGGGATTGACGTGGTGGTGCAGTTTCCAGATTTTTCAGTGGCAGAACGGGAGTATCTGAAGGTGACGGCAAAATCCCACTATGACGATTTAGACCAAGTGCGAGAACGACTGATTGAGATGTTGCATTATCACAAGAATCGATTGGAGTATCGCAAACGCACCGAGATTGCCGTCGAGATTGTGCGCCAAGTGGAAGCGGAAGGACAATTTCCCACCGCCGATTATGCGTTTGACAATGGGGTGTTGACCGTTGAGTTAACCACCATGATTGAGTCCGCAGGAAAACACTGGGTGAGTGAAGTTGAAAGTTCTCGCAACATCTTGTGGAATGACCAATGGCAACGGGTAGATGCGATTGGTTTAGAACTCAGAATCCATCACCCAGAGAGCTTTCGCCCGATTCAAGTCACTTGCCGCAACGGCGAAACGAAACCGATTTGGGCATTTACCAAAGTCGTGCGCCTCAAGAAGTTTGGACGCAAGCGATTGGTCATCGTCCACGAGCAAGCAGATTTACAAGACCCACCTCGCTTCCTGCTCACCGATGCGTTGCATTGGGAAAGTGGGCGAGTCATGCAGACTTGGAGTTATCGATGGTCCTGCGAGGTCTTTCATGAGGTGAGCAAACAGCACACCGGGCTAGAGTCGGCTCAGGTGCGGAACGAGGAAGCGGTCAACCGTCACTTCCGTCTTAGTTGCGTGGCGCAGTCGATTCTGCAACGGACTGCCTGTTCTGGCGCACAATCTGAACGATTTGAGTTTGCTCAAGGCAAGCAAACGGTGGGACAGAAGCTCTATACCCTCACTCGTCAAGCCTTTGATGATTTGCTGCAATTCATTGTGACGCGATGTTCTCACGGACATACAAATGAACAGATTTTACAAGCTCTCCTCCCCAGTTGATTGGCGATCGTTTTTTCTACTTCGGTAACTTGCCAAGTTGTGTCAGGTATTTGAAGAATTCAGAAGTCGTAACACCCGACAGGGATTACCTGCGACAATCCCGTTGGCAGGGATGCCTTTCACGACGACGCTACCTGCGTCAATCGTGATGTTGGCCCCCATGCGTAAAGAAATGTTTAAGGTTCTTGGACTTTTACACTGCATTTCTTCTCAGGTGAGACCTAGAATCAGCAAGAGTGACTTACCATACAAGAGTTCGAGGTCTAAAGATATTAAGGCTAATCAGTAATTAGGCCTCAACCTATCATTATTTGGTTTGAGAAATGTCCTCTACTATTGCTCTGATTGCTCACGACACCCAAAAAGATGCGATCGTGAACTTTGCTCTCACACACTCGCCTGTGCTTGCCCGCTACCGCTTAATTGCAACTGAGACAACGGGGCAGCGCATTCAAGATGCCACTGGACTGACAATTCAGCAAAAACGCTCTGGACCCGTTGGAGGAGATACTCAAATCGCAGCAGAAGTATGTGACGGAAATGTAATTGCGGTGATTTTTTTGGTTGATCCGCTGTATGCACAACCCCACGAGCCAGATATTCAAGCTTTATTACGAGTTTGCAATGTTCACAATGTTGCTCTTGCTACCAACCTCACCACTGCAGAGTTCATTATTTCCCAATTAGCTCAGAGATTAGTAGCTCACCTGATTTTCAACCCAGTTGCCGGGCAAGGCAATGCCGAACAAGAGCTAGACCTAATCCGTCAACTCTTGCAACCTCACATGAGTCTGCACATTCATGAAACAACTGCTGAAATTAATCCAAAATCGTTAGTCCGAGAAGCACTCTCTCAACAAGCCAATCTCATCATTGCTTCTGGTGGAGATGGAACAATCTCGGCGGTTGCTGGAGCCTTGATTGGTACTGGGATTCCGTTAGGCGTGATTCCTAGAGGAACAGCAAATGCTTTTGCGGCAGCGCTGGGAATTCCCAGAGTGTTACCAGTGCGAACAGCGTGCCAAATTATTTTGGCAGGGCAAACTCGTGCTGTTGATGCTGCCTTCTGCAATGATTTGCCGATGATTTTGCTGGCAGGAGTAGGATACGAGGCGGAAATCGTTGATTTGGCAACTCGTGAAATGAAGGAGCAGTGGGGTGCGATGGCATATTTGATGGCAGGTTGGCAACGATTGGATGAACAAGATCGATTTCACGCGGAAATTGAAGCAGAAGGGGAAGTCTATAGTATTCAGGCGAATGCCATTACGGTTGCAAATGCGGCTCCTCCAACTTCTGTGTTGGCGCAGGGGGGTGGACAGGTGATTTATGATGACGGCTTGCTGGATGTGACGATCGCTGCAGCGGAAACTAAACTTCAAGCTGTCACTACAATGCTGAGAATGTTAGGAGCTGCATTGGTGAAAATGGGCACGCAACAGCAGAATGTAGTCCATGGACGTGCTAGAAAACTCAAAATTACAACGGACCCGCCGCAGAAAGTGGTGGTAGATGGGGAAGTAATTGGGATGACTCCGATTACAGTGGAATGTGTCCCAAAAGGATTAATTGTTTTGGCTCCCAACCTAAATCATTCAACCACTAGCTAGCAATTACCCTGTTAACAGTTGATCTGGCTGTAGGGATGTTGCAAGCCCCCTTACAGGAAATTGATTCAACTATGCATGAAACAGAACAGGATTATTGCTTGGAATTTCGGCGGAGTTCCTTGTTGATCCGTTTCCAGCGTTCCCTTTCTGCCAGTTCTGCTGATCTTGCTTGTGTGCCAGATAGCCAAATTCTCATTGTAATTTCTGGTAATGTTCTAGACATGGGGCTAAGGATCAGGGTAAATAGAATTACCAAATCAGTTAGGGTAGTTCAAAACGACTACGATGGTACTCGAACCTGTACACTGTCCCACTTGCAACAGCACTAACATCGTCAAACATGGCAAGACGGCTGAAGGCAAACAACGATATAAATGTCGGAATTCCGAATGCACTCGCCATAGCTTTGTTCTGGAGTATTCCTACCGAGGTTACTTACCTGATGTGAAACAACAGATTTGTGAGATGGCACTCAATGGCAGCGGAATTCGCGATACTGCACGAGTACTCAGAATTAGTCCGACTACTGTCATTGAAGAATTAAAAAAAAGATCGTCATCTTGAACAGATCAATCGATCATTGTTGGAACAACTGGAGCCAACAGCTGTGACTATTGCCAAACACATCGAAGAAGCCGAAGCAGACGAGATGTGGAGCTTTGTCCGGTGTAAAAAACAGGAACGTTGGCTGTGGCATGCCATTGACCATCAGACGGGGCAGGTATTGGCGTATGTGCTGGCAGACCATCAAGACCAAGCGTTGGTCGAGTTAAAAGCATTGTTAGCACCGTTTGGGGTTCAAACCTTTTATACCGATGGATGGGGAGCCTATGCTCGCTTGTTCGATGAAGACCAGCATGTGGTTGGTAAACAGAATACACAGAAAATTGAGCGCAAGCATTTGACGTTACGAACCCGAATTAAGCGATTAGCTCGCAAGACGATCTGCTTCTCCAAGTCCGAACGGCTACATGACATTGTGATTGGGTTGTTCATCAATCGCTATGAATTTGGACGGGTAGTTTGACCTTATCGATCCCCATGTCTAGCACACTACCTAATTTCTAGTAATTTTGTAAGTGACTGTAATTTTGTAGGTGAGCGTTGTCAAGCTTTCCGGTTTCTAAACCGGATCAACACTCTTGCAATCACTGCAAGTTTACATCAGCAGTTTCTATCCCAATTCTTGAAAGCTCGGTGAATTCATTTCTAAATTCGCGAATTAACTGAGTATAAGTTTCCGAAGGGCGATCGCCTAAGTGATCTTCTACCAGGCGATTGCTCCCTTGAGCAAAATCAATAGAGAATAGACCAAAGCGAGGAGTATAAGACCCCCATTCATAATTATCCGTCATCGACCAATGCAAATAGCCCAGCATGGGAATCCCCTCCTGCACAAGCCGTTTGACTTGATAGACATGAGCTTTGAGATATTCACTCCGCAGCATTTGATCTGAGCGACGGGTAGCAATGCTGTTATCGGGTTTGCGGCGAATTGCCATGCCATTTTCAGCGATCAGCACAGGACAATGGACTTGCCCAACGGCGCTGCCAAATTCCCGTGAATAAAACTGACAGAAGAAATGCAAGCCCTCAGGGAGCGATCGCCAGTCCCACCATTTGCTGGTAATCCCGCTCATTAACCAACCCCGAAAGTCTTTAGTTTTGAACTCAAAGTCAGAAAATAGTGGTAAGCGGAA is a window of Leptolyngbyaceae cyanobacterium JSC-12 DNA encoding:
- a CDS encoding hypothetical protein (IMG reference gene:2510098468), with translation MLPFVAVPSTIAQEFGKYRDLFCRGAGFEQVSRYVTGLLLSENKTLQGIAGQWVAGGEVGGRRAMHAAVFEAGWRSSELMSHHRAVIAKEHQGRGREVISLDWTLSHHDWGKQIFGVKRSYDYVEHRMSCFQTVVTATIANRHLIDGIDVVVQFPDFSVAEREYLKVTAKSHYDDLDQVRERLIEMLHYHKNRLEYRKRTEIAVEIVRQVEAEGQFPTADYAFDNGVLTVELTTMIESAGKHWVSEVESSRNILWNDQWQRVDAIGLELRIHHPESFRPIQVTCRNGETKPIWAFTKVVRLKKFGRKRLVIVHEQADLQDPPRFLLTDALHWESGRVMQTWSYRWSCEVFHEVSKQHTGLESAQVRNEEAVNRHFRLSCVAQSILQRTACSGAQSERFEFAQGKQTVGQKLYTLTRQAFDDLLQFIVTRCSHGHTNEQILQALLPS
- a CDS encoding transposase (IMG reference gene:2510098472~PFAM: Insertion element protein), producing MVLEPVHCPTCNSTNIVKHGKTAEGKQRYKCRNSECTRHSFVLEYSYRGYLPDVKQQICEMALNGSGIRDTARVLRISPTTVIEELKKRSSS
- a CDS encoding transposase, IS1 family (IMG reference gene:2510098473~PFAM: IS1 transposase) — protein: MTIAKHIEEAEADEMWSFVRCKKQERWLWHAIDHQTGQVLAYVLADHQDQALVELKALLAPFGVQTFYTDGWGAYARLFDEDQHVVGKQNTQKIERKHLTLRTRIKRLARKTICFSKSERLHDIVIGLFINRYEFGRVV
- a CDS encoding methylglyoxal synthase (IMG reference gene:2510098470~PFAM: Diacylglycerol kinase catalytic domain; MGS-like domain~TIGRFAM: lipid kinase, YegS/Rv2252/BmrU family; methylglyoxal synthase) yields the protein MSSTIALIAHDTQKDAIVNFALTHSPVLARYRLIATETTGQRIQDATGLTIQQKRSGPVGGDTQIAAEVCDGNVIAVIFLVDPLYAQPHEPDIQALLRVCNVHNVALATNLTTAEFIISQLAQRLVAHLIFNPVAGQGNAEQELDLIRQLLQPHMSLHIHETTAEINPKSLVREALSQQANLIIASGGDGTISAVAGALIGTGIPLGVIPRGTANAFAAALGIPRVLPVRTACQIILAGQTRAVDAAFCNDLPMILLAGVGYEAEIVDLATREMKEQWGAMAYLMAGWQRLDEQDRFHAEIEAEGEVYSIQANAITVANAAPPTSVLAQGGGQVIYDDGLLDVTIAAAETKLQAVTTMLRMLGAALVKMGTQQQNVVHGRARKLKITTDPPQKVVVDGEVIGMTPITVECVPKGLIVLAPNLNHSTTS
- a CDS encoding NhaP-type Na+(K+)/H+ antiporter (IMG reference gene:2510098467~PFAM: TrkA-N domain; Sodium/hydrogen exchanger family), with amino-acid sequence MSIDTPLDITLQIILTVIAGIGAQVLAEFLKAPGIVFLLLFGILLGPSVLGFLYPDRLGVGLDVMVPLLVAIILFEGGFNLELRDLGRVSGSLRNLVTIGTLITLLGGGMAAHWLSEFPWAIAFLYASLVVVTGPTVINPLLKQVKVDRRVATLLEGEGVLIDPVGAILAVVVLNILLNGNTEPLTVAGSLVIRLGIGGGIGVAGGWLMGQLLKRAQFLSDDLKTLMVLAGLWGLFGAAQMIQSESGLMATVAAGIVLRASSVPEERLLKRFKGQLSILAVSVLFILLAADLSIPGVFALGWGGVFTVLALMFIVRPLNIWICTWNSGLNWRQKLFLCWIAPRGIVSASVASLFAILLTQRGINGGDSIKALVFLTIIMTVFLQALTAQGMANLLQVNSKAATGAVIAGCNPLSVLIARLLTEKGESVVLIDTSPDAREQAEREKLPVFISSALDADVLERAGLASKGTFLAITTNGEVNVVLAQRVIEEFGPPRVLAVFPREPQANTPTKANTTTKVTQAFMTQFSVKTWNQYIMDGSVKLGETVFAEETLEAQQTQIKTLMQEGTVVPLLVERNGQCQIVAVEETWLPGDRLYYLLHDPKPKLLKALSGSSQTRLVPEKIPEIEKAAILVSSNVPDEPEILEQKDTSDVVDPLTEQLFKERSPEAGDPQDNQ
- a CDS encoding hypothetical protein (IMG reference gene:2510098471) encodes the protein MLQAPLQEIDSTMHETEQDYCLEFRRSSLLIRFQRSLSASSADLACVPDSQILIVISGNVLDMGLRIRVNRITKSVRVVQNDYDGTRTCTLSHLQQH